Proteins encoded within one genomic window of Eurosta solidaginis isolate ZX-2024a chromosome 1, ASM4086904v1, whole genome shotgun sequence:
- the LOC137250614 gene encoding uncharacterized protein translates to MRLVNNFAKHGAVNRRPYHRNPSVRTEQTIAAVAAAIQNNPRVSTRSLSAQMGVSRQSLQSIMHKDLDLFPYKIQMANKLNAADLPIRLEFCQKMLQMVEEDGNMLNCLFMSDEAHFDLNGNINKQNCRIWSASNPQILHETEFHPLRVTVWSAVSSRCIIGPYSFEENGHTITVTGDRYLSMLREFFYPELRRMRISFNSVWFQQDGAGPHIARPVMTELRRKFPNKLISRNSTFRWPPRSPDLTAPDFFLWGYCKQEVYKATPTNLNELRQSIRETIAAIPVSTLQAVMNNFLFF, encoded by the exons atgagactTGTAAACAATTTTGCCAAGCATGGAGCAGTCAACAGAAGACCTTACCATCGAAACCCTTCAGTTCGAACGGAGCAAACAATCGCTGCTGTAGCTGCTGCCATACAAAACAATCCACGTGTTTCGACAAGAAGTTTATCTGCTCAAATGGGTGTAAGCAGACAGTCATTACAGTCAATTATGCACAAAGATTTGGACTTATTCCCATATAAAATTCAAATGGCCAACAAACTGAACGCTGCAGACTTGCCGATTCGCTTGGAATTTTGCCAGAAGATGCTTCAAATGGTGGAAGAGGATGGAAACATGTTGAACTGTCTTTTCATGTCTGACGAGGCCCATTTCGATTTAAACGGcaacataaacaaacaaaattgtcGAATATGGAGTGCTTCCAACCCACAGATACTCCATGAGACGGAATTTCATCCACTTCGTGTCACAGTGTGGAGTGCAGTTTCATCACGCTGCATTATCGGGCCCTACTCCTTCGAAGAAAACGGTCACACCATTACGGTTACTGGAGACCGTTACTTGAGCATGTTGAGAGAGTTTTTCTATCCAGAATTACGCCGAATGAGAATTTCTTTCAACTCTGTGTGGTTTCAGCAAGATGGTGCAGGTCCTCACATAGCCCGACCTGTTATGACAGAATTGCGACGAAAATTTCCCAATAAGCTGATATCCAGAAACTCCACATTCCGTTGGCCACCCAGGTCGCCTGACCTTACTGCACCTGACTTTTTCTTGTGGGGTTATTGCAAACAGGAAGTCTACAAAGCAACACCAACAAATTTGAATGAACTAAGGCAATCCATTCGAGAAACAATTGCGGCTATTCCTGTCTCAACTCTCCAAGCAGTAATGAACAACTTTTTG tttttttaa